Genomic segment of Helicobacter enhydrae:
GAGGGCAGTATCGCAGGTCCTAGAGTTTTGGAGCACATGGTGGATTGTGTGCTGTATTTTGAAGGCGATCCCAGCAAGGAGCTTAGAATCTTGAGGAGCTTCAAAAATCGCTTTGGCACGACAAGCGATGTTGGGATTTTTCAGATGAAAGAAGATGGGCTAGCAAGTGCCAAAGAGTTTGCACATCTGTTTTTTGAGCAAAAAAAACCGATGGCAGGGAGTGCAATCACTGTGGTTTTGGAGGGCTCTAGAGCCATAATCTTGGAGATTCAGGCTTTGGTGAGCGAAAGTAGTTTTGGAGCACCCAAACGCCTTGCGACAGGCTTTGACAACAACCGCCTCAATATGCTTTTAGCCTTGCTAGAAAAAAAACTAGAGATTCCTCTCAATCGCTATGATGTCTTTATCAATGTCTCAGGTGGCATCAAGATCACAGAAACAAGTGCCGATCTTGCCGTAGTTGCTAGCATTATCTCAAGTTTCAAAAATCGTCCGCTCAATCAAGGCACAGCATTTTTGGGGGAAGTGAGTTTGACAGGGGATATCCGTCAAGCAAGCAATATAGACATTCGACTAAAAGAATTAGAAAATCAAAACTTCACCAAAGCCATTGTCGCCAAAAAACCCACGATGCAAACCCCCATCAAATGTTTTGCTGTTGAGGAAGTTACCAAGCTCTTAGATTGGATGTAGTCCCCAAACACCCCCTTTCAACCCCACCCTTTTTTAGCGATAGATCAAACTACCCCTTGCTCAATCATCGCAAGAGCAACTTTTCTGAAACCTGCCACATTAGCCCCAAGCACAAGGTTTTTGTCTTGCTTGAATTCTTTTGCCGTTTCTTTGGCATTGCGATAAATTTTGTTCATAATGTCAGACAATCTTGAATCAACCTCTTCAAATGTCCAAATGCTCATACTTGCATTTTGGCTCATCTCCAAGCCACTTGTAGCCACCCCTCCAGCATTTGCTGCTTTGGCAGGAGCATAGTGGATTTGTGCGTCGATAAAAAGATTTGTCGCTTCCAAAGTCGAGGGCATATTAGCCCCCTCACTGATACATTTGCAACCATTATCTAGCAACACTTTGGCATCTTCGGCATTAAGCTCGTTTTGTGTGGCACTAGGAAAGGCTGCAAAACAAGGAATGCTCCAAACCATATTTCTCCCTTGAGGATACTGAGATACAGGCGTATATTTTGCACTAGGAGAACGCTTGGCATACTCTTCTAGACTTAGTCTCTCTACCTCTTTGATTTGCTTGAGCAACTCAAGATTGATTCCATTCTCCTCATAAACCATTCCTTTGGAATCACTTGCAGTGACAGGTTTTGCACCCAAAGCATAGAGTTTTTCAATCGTATAAATTGCCACATTGCCGCTTCCAGAAACTGCACAAACTTTGCCCTCCAAGCTTTGACCATTATCCTCAAGCATTGCTTGAGCAAAATACACACTGCCATAACCAGTTGCTTCTTTTCTAGCCAAAGAGCCACCCCATTTCAACCCCTTACCAGTCAAAACCCCATCAAAACGATTGCTCAAGCGTTTATATTGTCCAAAAAGATAGCCGATCTCCCTTGC
This window contains:
- the radA gene encoding DNA repair protein RadA, with protein sequence MSKKKHLFECQHCGFQSPKWLGKCPNCNTWESFIELNPAQIQALKDNTTTSVAIPITQVEVEHFEKFSSFEKEFDIVLGGGIVPGGLYLIGGNPGVGKSTLLLKIASNLASQDKKVLYVSGEESLGQIKLRSMRLNCLNPNLFLLSEINLESILAHLLQYHICVIDSIQTLFSPNISSAPGSVSQVRESTFALMRIAKENNLAIFIIGHITKEGSIAGPRVLEHMVDCVLYFEGDPSKELRILRSFKNRFGTTSDVGIFQMKEDGLASAKEFAHLFFEQKKPMAGSAITVVLEGSRAIILEIQALVSESSFGAPKRLATGFDNNRLNMLLALLEKKLEIPLNRYDVFINVSGGIKITETSADLAVVASIISSFKNRPLNQGTAFLGEVSLTGDIRQASNIDIRLKELENQNFTKAIVAKKPTMQTPIKCFAVEEVTKLLDWM
- the gdhA gene encoding NADP-specific glutamate dehydrogenase — encoded protein: MSYTQSVIQTMSEKYPHQKFFLQALREILETLDDEIKRNPIYEKNAILERLVVPERSIAFRVPWVDKEGKIQVNQAYRIEFNSALGPYKGGLRFHPSVNEDVIKFLGFEQILKNSLTTLNMGGGKGGSDFDPKGKTDIEVMNFCQSFMSELYRHIGDRTDVPAGDIGVGAREIGYLFGQYKRLSNRFDGVLTGKGLKWGGSLARKEATGYGSVYFAQAMLEDNGQSLEGKVCAVSGSGNVAIYTIEKLYALGAKPVTASDSKGMVYEENGINLELLKQIKEVERLSLEEYAKRSPSAKYTPVSQYPQGRNMVWSIPCFAAFPSATQNELNAEDAKVLLDNGCKCISEGANMPSTLEATNLFIDAQIHYAPAKAANAGGVATSGLEMSQNASMSIWTFEEVDSRLSDIMNKIYRNAKETAKEFKQDKNLVLGANVAGFRKVALAMIEQGVV